From Rutidosis leptorrhynchoides isolate AG116_Rl617_1_P2 chromosome 3, CSIRO_AGI_Rlap_v1, whole genome shotgun sequence, a single genomic window includes:
- the LOC139898627 gene encoding serine/threonine-protein kinase BSK5-like: MASRCFYFSFCGWSNHKSNDTHPSDLENGGSEIDKLKLPAFKEYKLDQLRAATGGFSVENIVSEHGEKAPNVVYKGKLEDDNGDRLIAVKRFNKSAWPDTRQFLDEAKTVGQLRSQRLVNLLGCCYEGNERLLVAEFMPHETLSKHLFHWESQPLKWSMRLRVALYLAQALDYCSLKGRSLYHDLNAYRVLFDQDCNPRLSCFGLMKNSRDGKSYSTNLAFTPPEYMRTGRVIAESVIYSFGTILLDLLSGKHIPPSHALDLIKGKNFQMLTDSCLEGQFSNDDGTELVRIATRCLQYEPRDRPNAKTVVSALTPLQKQTDASSIILMGISNETAPETQISNLSPLGDACSRMDLTAIHEILETIGYSGDEGVTDELSFQMWTSQLQETLNGKKHGDNAFRAKDFTTAIECYTSFIEGGTMVSPTMYVRRCLSYLMCNKAQEALGDAMQAQVINPDWSTALYLQAAALFTLGMDNDARETLKDAVALDSELKGK, translated from the exons ATGGCTTCTCGTTGCTTTTACTTTTCATTTTGTGGCTGGTCTAATCACAAATCAAATGATACACATCCATCTGATCTGG AGAACGGTGGTAGTGAAATTGATAAGTTAAAGCTGCCAGCTTTCAAAGAGTATAAGTTGGATCAACTTAGAGCTGCAACTGGTGGGTTTTCAGTGGAGAATATTGTGTCTGAACATGGTGAAAAAGCACCAAATGTTGTGTATAAAGGTAAGCTTGAAGATGATAATGGTGATCGTTTGATTGCTGTTAAACGGTTTAACAAATCTGCTTGGCCTGATACTCGACAGTTTTTG GATGAAGCGAAAACAGTTGGGCAGCTTCGAAGCCAAAGACTTGTGAATCTGTTGGGATGTTGTTATGAAGGAAATGAGAGATTGTTAGTGGCGGAGTTCATGCCTCACGAAACGTTATCTAAACATTTGTTTCATT GGGAAAGTCAACCGTTGAAATGGTCAATGCGTTTACGGGTGGCTCTGTATTTGGCACAAGCATTAGACTATTGCAGTCTGAAAGGGCGGTCTTTATACCATGATCTTAATGCTTACCGAGTCTTGTTTGATCAG GATTGCAATCCAAGGCTTTCGTGTTTTGGCCTAATGAAGAATAGCCGAGATGGAAAAAGCTACAGCACAAACTTAGCTTTCACCCCTCCAGAATATATGCGAACAG GTAGAGTGATAGCAGAGAGTGTAATTTACAGCTTCGGCACCATACTGCTTGATCTTCTGAGTGGAAAGCATATTCCACCGAGTCAC GCGCTTGATTTGATAAAAGGGAAGAATTTTCAGATGCTAACAGATTCATGTTTAGAGGGTCAATTCTCTAATGATGATGGAACCGAATTGGTACGAATAGCAACACGTTGCTTGCAGTATGAACCCCGAGATAGGCCCAATGCTAAGACTGTTGTCTCTGCTCTTACTCCTCTTCAGAAACAAACTGAT GCTTCATCTATTATCTTGATGGGAATTAGTAACGAAACTGCCCCAGAAACTCAAATATCAAACTTGTCACCACTCGGAGATGCTTGTTCAAGAATGGATTTAACTGCCATACACGAAATACTGGAGACGATTGGATATAGTGGCGATGAAGGGGTTACAGATGAG CTTTCATTTCAAATGTGGACGAGTCAGCTACAGGAAACATTAAACGGTAAGAAGCATGGGGACAATGCTTTTCGAGCTAAGGACTTCACCACTGCTATTGAATGTTACACAAGT TTTATCGAGGGTGGAACTATGGTGTCGCCAACTATGTATGTAAGACGTTGTTTGAGTTATTTGATGTGTAACAAGGCACAAGAAGCACTAGGAGACGCAATGCAAGCGCAGGTCATAAATCCTGATTGGTCTACTGCGCTTTATCTCCAAGCAGCAGCTTTGTTTACGTTAGGGATGGACAACGATGCGCGTGAAACTCTTAAAGATGCGGTTGCGTTGGATTCTGAACTGAAAGGAAAATGA
- the LOC139898628 gene encoding mitochondrial import inner membrane translocase subunit TIM10-like yields MAANNNNMPAAMDKEQIFGMAEMEMQYRVELFNKLTHTCFAKCVENKYKDSELNMGETSCIDRCVAKYWQVTNLVGQLLGSGRPPM; encoded by the exons ATGGCTGCTAATAACAACAATATGCCAGCTGCCATGGACAAAGAACAG ATTTTTGGTATGGCAGAGATGGAGATGCAGTACAGGGTTGAATTGTTTAACAA GCTAACCCATACATGTTTCGCTAAATGTGTTGAGAACAAGTACAAAGACTCTGAGCTAAACATGGGGGAAACCAGCTGCATTGATCGTTGTGTTGCAAAATATTGGCAG GTTACAAATCTTGTCGGGCAGCTGCTTGGTTCTGGCAGACCACCTATGTGA